In the genome of Kwoniella shivajii chromosome 5, complete sequence, one region contains:
- a CDS encoding dethiobiotin synthase: MPLLFPNFRIHQVFGANTDVGKTLLTTALVRATASKYAASSKGKGKSVFYLKPVSTGPDEESDVRYVQRHTKPYASMIETHNLYQYREPMSPHLAAKLAPDLPFPQSNDELVRGIENYATSRVKQLNGREGALFVETAGGVHSPALHPPHTQSTFLRSLRLPSVLVASPHLGGISTTISSYESLILRGYSISAVLCLYDSYYRNDDFLEGYFRDRGVGYWSVKPPPEKCGTLEEDATRLGQWYHQVENSGNREEGGGVREASEWLDIEHQKRIKELNSMPDRTLKSVWWPFTQHGLVNKKEDVMVVDSAYGDNFDSFYIKPLPTTATSTEPIPEEEGSLLNSYFDGSASWFTQSHGHANEELTLAAAAAAGRYGHVLFPSGTHEPALKLAEKLKSTVGKGWAERVFYSDNGSTGIEVGLKMALRAAGRRYGYDGEMGGDVGVIGLRGGYHGDTIGSMDASEASTFNKAVDWYKGRGHWFSPPMVQYVDGLPTVLTTGPDEWSSLPSSISSPSKSTPDGWSLPFNDLQSIYSLPSRLTSPLADYYRSHIRSNLENAVSEGKKFGALIMEPTCLGAGGMIFVDPLFQACMVEVVRASSDLFGGKSWKGKQYKEDLKEIRDGWREKRKWRGVPIIYDEVFSGLHRFGYLSASSVLTHTPDISVYAKILTGGLLPLSATLASTSIFNTFLSDRKVDALLHGHSYTANPVGCSVSLKAIEILERQNWSKEKEMWGITQTESESETKRWSFWNENFIKSVSNLPSIKGTMGMGTVLAIELDAGEGGYSSHAALDFLTSLRKQIISSSEGQFAPFQIHSRPLGNVVYIMTSSFTKPEVMRAMEKTILEQLQTI; the protein is encoded by the exons ATATAGAGAACCTATGTCCCCTCATTTAGCTGCAAAACTAGCACCTGATCTA CCGTTTCCTCAAAGCAACGACGAGCTAGTACGAGGTATAGAAAATTACGCTACCAGTCGTGTGAAGCAGCTGAACGGGAGGGAAGGAGCCTTGTTCGTTGAGACTGCAGGAg GGGTTCACTCACCGGCACTACATCCACCTCATACTCAGTCTACTTTTCTACGATCACTCCGTCTTCCGTCTGTATTAGTGGCTTCACCTCATTTAGGAGGTATATCGACGACGATCTCATCATACGAGTCTCTGATCCTTCGAGGTTATTCCATCTCCGCTGTTCTGTGCTTGTATGACTCATACTACCGAAACGACGATTTCCTAGAAGGCTATTTTAGGGATAGAGGAGTAGGATATTGGTCTGTCAAACCACCTCCAGAAAAGTGCGGTACACTTGAAGAAGACGCCACTAGGTTAGGACAGTGGTACCATCAAGTCGAGAATTCAGGTAAtcgggaagaaggtggtggtgtgAGAGAAGCTTCTGAGTGGTTAGACATAGAACATCAAAAGAGAATAAAAGAGTTAAATAGTATGCCGGACAGGACTCTGAAGAGCGTTTGGTGGCCTTTTACTCAACATGGTTTG GTAAATAAAAAAGAGGATGTTATGGTGGTCGATTCTGCTTATGGAGATAATTTCGATTCTTTCTACATCAAGCCTTTACCTACTACTGCCACTTCGACCGAGCCAAtaccggaagaagaaggtagcTTACTGAACTCTTACTTTGACGGATCAGCGAGTTGGTTCAC ACAATCTCATGGTCATGCGAACGAGGAACTCACCCTggcagcggcagcagcagctggCCGATATGGGCATGTACTATTCCCCTCAGGTACACATGAACCAGCATTAAAACTCGCCGAGAAATTGAAGTCAACTGTAGGAAAAGGTTGGGCAGAGAGAGTCTTTTACTCCGACAATGGGAGTACAGGAATAGAAGTTGGGTTAAAGATGGCACTTAGAGCtgctggaagaagatatggatatgaCGGTGAGATGGGTGGGGATGTTGGGGTCATCGGTTTAAGAGGGGGTTATCACGGTGATACT ATCGGAAGCATGGACGCTTCTGAGGCATCCACTTTCAACAAAGCTGTCGATTG GTATAAGGGGCGAGGACATTGGTTCTCCCCTCCAATGGTTCAATATGTTGATGGCCTTCCCACCGTACTCACGACCGGTCCAGATGAATGgtcatcacttccttcttcaatatcatcaccatcaaaatcaactcCTGATGGATGGTCATTACCGTTCAACGACTTGCAGTCTATCTATTCCCTCCCTTCCCGTCTAACATCGCCTTTAGCAGATTATTACCGATCACATATCCGATCCAACCTTGAGAACGCAGTTTCGGAAGGCAAGAAATTTGGTGCATTGATTATGGAACCTACGTGTCTCGGAGCTGGAGGAATGATTTTCGTTGATCCACTATTCCAAGCATGCATGGTTGAAGTCGTTAGAGCGAGCTCAGATCTATTTGGAGGTAAATCATGGAAGGGCAAACAATACAAAGAAGATCTaaaagaaatcagagatGGCTGGAGAGAGAAACGTAAATGGAGAGGTGTACCGATCATTTATGATGAGG TCTTCTCCGGATTGCACAGATTCGGTtatttatcagcttcatcagtTCTGACTCACACACCAGACATATCAGTTTACGCCAAGATATTGACAGGTGGTTTGTTACCGTTATCAGCAACTCtagcttcaacttcaatatTTAACACTTTCTTATCGGACCGAAAAGTTGATGCCCTCCTTCATGGTCATTCATATACTGCCAACCCCGTAGGCTGCTCCGTTTCACTAAAAGCAATTGAAATCTTAGAAAGACAGAATTggtcaaaagagaaagaaatgtgGGGTATCACCCAGACCGAATCCGAATCTGAAACGAAACGGTGGTCTTTCTGGAACGAAAATTTCATTAAATCCGTTAGCAATCTACCGTCCATAAAAGGAACTATGGGAATGGGAACTGTTTTGGCTATTGAATTGGAtgctggtgaaggtg GATACTCTTCACATGCAGCATTGGATTTCTTAACTTCCCTACGCAAACAgattatatcttcatcagaagGACAATTCGCACCATTCCAAATACATTCGAGACCACTAGGAAACGTGGTTTACATCATGACTAGTAGTTTTACGAAACCGGAGGTGATGAGAGCCATGGAGAAGACCATTCTAGAACAGTTACAGACGATATAG